The following are encoded together in the Ovis aries strain OAR_USU_Benz2616 breed Rambouillet chromosome 15, ARS-UI_Ramb_v3.0, whole genome shotgun sequence genome:
- the BCL9L gene encoding B-cell CLL/lymphoma 9-like protein isoform X1: protein MPLLPVGSWQSGWQRGQSWRALQVLLVPGVWAWPASPCSSTEYLAGPWARTGAVAPLCVGAMRILANKTRLPHPRRREAPGSPPLSPRGHCPPAPAKPMHPENKLTNHGKTGNGGAQSQHQNVNQGPTCNLGSKGVGAGNHGAKANQISPSNSSLKNPQAGVPPFSSLKGKVKRERSVSVDSGEQREAGTPSLDSEAKEAAPRSKRRCVLERKQPYSGDEWCSGPDSEEDDKPLGAAHNCNVADPAMAAPQLGPGQAPQLPLSESSAPGPPHGPPAGLRPDAPGGGGGGVPGKPPSQFVYVFTTHLANTAAEAVLQGRADSILTYHQQNVPRAKLDQAPKVPPTPEPLPLSTPSAGTPQSQPPPLPPPPPPAPGSAPPALPSEGPPEDANQDLTPNSVGAASTGGGTGGTHPNTPTASTANNPLPPGGDPSSAPGPALLGEAPTGNGQRSLVGSEGLSKEQLEHRERSLQTLRDIERLLLRSGETEPFLKGPPGGAGEGGPPAPAPPAPQQPPTAPPSGLKKYEEPLQSMISQTQSLGGPPLEHDVPGHPPGGDVGQVNVMMQRLGQDSLTPEQVAWRKLQEEYYEEKRRKEEQIGLHGGRSLQDMMGMGGMMVRGPPPPYHSKPGDQWPPGMGAQLRGPMDVQDPMQVRAGPPFPGPRFPGNQMQRVPGFGGMQGMPMEVPMNAMQRPVRPGMGWTEDLPPMGGPGNFAQNAVPYPGGQGEAERFMTPRVREELLRHQLLEKRSMGMQRPLGMAGSGMGQGMEVERMMQAHRQMDPAMFPGQMAGGEGLAGTPMGMEFAGGRGLLSPPMGQSGLREVDPPMGPGNLNMNMNVNMNMNMNLNVQMTPQQQMLMSQKMRGPGDMMGPQGLSPEEMARVRAQNSGGMMGGPQKMLMPSQFPSQGQQGFSGGQGPYQAMPQDVGNTQDMFSPDQSSMPMGNVGTTRLSHMPLPPASNPPGSVHSAPNRGLGRRPSDLTISINQMGSPGMGHLKSPTLSQVHSPMVTSPSANLKSPQTPSQMVPLPSANPPGPLKSPQVLSSSLSVRSPTGSPSRLKSPSMAVPSPGWVASPKTAMPSPGGPQNKQPPLNMSSSTTLGNMEQGALPPSGPRSSSSAPPANPPSTLVNPSLPFTSSPDPTPSQNPLSLMMSQMSKYAMPSSTPLYHNAIKTIATSDDELLPDRPLLPPPAPPQGSGPGISNNQPNQMHLNSAAAQSPMGMNLPGQQPLSHEPPAAMLPSPTPLGSNIPLHPNAQGTGGPPQNSMMMAPGGPDSLSAPCGPVPSSSQMMPFPPRLQQPHGAMAPSGGGGGGPGLQQHYPSGMALPPEDLPSQPPGPMPPQQHLMGKSMAGRMGDAYPPGVLPGVASVLNDPELSEVIRPTPTGIPEFDLSRIIPSEKPSSTLQYFPKSESHPPKAQPPNLHLMNLQNMMAEQTPSRPPNLPGQQGVQRGLNMSMCHPGQMSLLGRTGVPPQQGMVPHGLHQGVMSPPQGLMTQQNFMLMKQRGVGGEVYSQPPHMLSPQGSLLGPPPQQNLMVSHPLRQRSVSLDNQMGYLPAPGGMANLPF from the exons ATGCCCCTGCTTCCTGTAGGGTCATGGCAGTCTGGATGGCAACGTGGGCAGAGCTGGAGGGCTCTCCAGGTGCTGCTGGTGCCAGGAGTCTGGGCCTGGCCGGCGAG TCCCTGCTCCAGTACCGAGTACCTGGCTGGGCCCTGGGCACGCACAGGGGCCGTAGCCCCACTGTGTGTGGGAGCCATGAGGATCCTGGCTAACAAGACAAG GTTACCCCACCCCAGGAGGAGAGAAGCTCCAGGGAGCCCGCCGCTGTCCCCCCGCGGCCActgcccccctgccccagccAAGCCAATGCACCCAGAAAATAAGTTGACCAATCATGGCAAGACAGGGAATGGCGGGGCCCAATCTCAGCACCAGAATGTGAACCAAGGACCCACCTGCAACCTGGGCTCGAAGGGCGTGGGGGCGGGGAACCATGGGGCCAAGGCCAACCAGATCTCACCTAGCAACTCAAGTCTGAAGAACCCCCAGGCAGGGGTACCCCCTTTCAGCTCGCTCAAGGGCAAGGTGAAGAGGGAGCGGAGCGTGTCTGTGGACTCCGGAGAGCAGCGAGAGGCTGGGACCCCATCCCTGGATTCAGAGGCCAAAG AGGCGGCACCCCGGAGTAAGCGGCGCTGTGTGCTGGAGCGGAAGCAGCCTTACAGCGGGGACGAATGGTGCTCAGGCCCGGACAGCGAGGAGGACGACAAGCCCCTTGGGGCCGCCCACA ATTGTAATGTAGCAGACCCAGCCATGGCGGCCCCACAGCTGGGTCCCGGCCAAGCCCCCCAACTGCCCCTCAGTGAAAGCAGCGCACCAGGCCCTCCGCATGGGCCCCCGGCCGGCCTCCGGCCTGACGCCCCCGGGGGCGGAGGCGGGGGTGTCCCGGGAAAGCCACCCTCCCAGTTTGTGTATGTCTTCACCACCCACCTGGCCAACAC GGCTGCGGAGGCTGTGCTACAGGGCCGAGCTGACTCCATCCTCACCTACCACCAGCAGAACGTGCCGCGGGCCAAGCTGGACCAG GCCCCCAAAGTGCCGCCCACCCCGGAACCGCTACCCCTGAGCACGCCGTCAGCAGGCACCCCTCagtcccagcctcctcctctgccGCCACCGCCACCCCCAGCTCCGGGCAGCGCCCCTCCTGCTCTGCCTTCTGAGGGGCCTCCTGAGGACGCCAATCAGGACCTGACGCCCAACTCGGTGGGAGCTGCCAGCACGGGCGGCGGAACTGGGGGGACCCACCCCAATACCCCTACAGCTTCCACCGCCAACAACCCGCTGCCTCCTGGAGGAGACCCCAGcagcgcccccggccccgccctgcTCGGGGAGGCCCCCACCGGAAAtgggcagcggagcctggtgggctcagagGGCCTGTCCAAGGAGCAGCTGGAGCACCGGGAGCGCTCTCTCCAGACGCTTCGAGACATTGAGCGGCTGCTGCTCCGCAGCGGGGAGACTGAGCCCTTCCTCAAGGGGCCCCCCGGAGGAGCGGGCGAGGGGGGACCACCAGCACCAGCCCCTCCCGCTCCCCAGCAGCCGCCCACGGCCCCGCCCAGCGGGCTGAAGAAGTATGAGGAGCCCCTGCAGTCCATGATTTCGCAGACGCAGAGCCTCGGGGGCCCCCCGCTGGAGCATGACGTGCCGGGGCACCCCCCGGGGGGGGACGTAGGGCAGGTGAACGTGATGATGCAGAGGCTGGGCCAGGACAGCCTGACCCCCGAGCAGGTGGCCTGGCGCAAGCTGCAGGAAGAGTACTACGAGGAGAAACGGAGGAAGGAGGAGCAGATTGGGCTGCACGGGGGCCGCTCGCTGCAGGACATGATGGGCATGGGGGGCATGATGGTGAGGGGGCCACCGCCCCCCTACCACAGCAAGCCAGGGGATCAGTGGCCCCCTGGGATGGGCGCCCAGCTGCGGGGGCCCATGGATGTCCAAGATCCCATGCAGGTCCGGGCCGGACCCCCCTTCCCCGGCCCCCGTTTCCCAGGCAACCAGATGCAGCGGGTGCCAGGGTTTGGGGGCATGCAGGGTATGCCCATGGAGGTACCCATGAATGCCATGCAGAGGCCTGTGAGGCCAGGCATGGGCTGGACCGAAGACTTGCCCCCTATGGGGGGGCCTGGCAATTTTGCCCAGAACGCTGTGCCCTACCCAGGTGGGCAGGGTGAAGCGGAGCGATTTATGACCCCTCGGGTTCGTGAGGAGCTGCTGCGGCATCAGCTGCTGGAGAAGCGGTCGATGGGCATGCAGCGTCCCCTGGGCATGGCCGGCAGCGGCATGGGGCAGGGCATGGAGGTGGAGCGGATGATGCAGGCACACCGGCAGATGGATCCAGCCATGTTCCCTGGGCAAATGGCTGGCGGCGAGGGCCTGGCGGGCACTCCCATGGGCATGGAGTTTGCCGGAGGTCGGGGCCTCCTGAGCCCCCCCATGGGGCAGTCTGGGCTAAGGGAGGTGGACCCACCCATGGGGCCCGGCAACCTCAACATGAACATGAACGTGAACATGAACATGAACATGAACCTGAACGTGCAGATGACCCCGCAGCAGCAGATGCTGATGTCGCAGAAGATGCGGGGCCCTGGGGACATGATGGGGCCGCAGGGCCTCAGTCCCGAGGAGATGGCCCGGGTGCGGGCCCAGAACAGTGGTGGAATGATGGGAGGCCCGCAGAAGATGCTTATGCCCTCGCAGTTTCCTAGCCAAGGCCAGCAGGGATTCTCTGGGGGCCAGGGACCCTACCAAGCCATGCCCCAGGACGTGGGCAACACTCAAGACATGTTCAGCCCTGACCAGAGCTCAATGCCCATGGGAAACGTGGGTACCACCCGGCTGAGTCACATGCCCCTGCCTCCTGCATCCAATCCTCCGGGCTCTGTGCATTCAGCCCCGAACCGGGGGCTGGGCAGACGGCCTTCAGACCTCACCATCAGTATTAATCAAATGGGCTCGCCGGGCATGGGGCACCTGAAGTCGCCCACCCTCAGCCAGGTACACTCACCCATGGTCACCTCGCCCTCCGCCAACCTCAAGTCACCCCAGACTCCCTCACAGATGGTGCCCTTGCCTTCAGCCAACCCGCCAGGACCTCTCAAGTCACCCCAGGTCCTCAGCTCTTCCCTCAGCGTCCGTTCGCCCACCGGCTCGCCCAGCAGGCTCAAGTCTCCCTCCATGGCGGTGCCTTCTCCAGGCTGGGTCGCCTCACCCAAGACAGCCATGCCCAGCCCTGGAGGCCCCCAGAACAAGCAGCCGCCTCTGAACATGAGCTCCTCCACCACCCTGGGCAACATGGAACAGG GTGCCCTCCCGCCCAGTGGCCCCCGGAGCAGCTCCTCAGCGCCTCCTGCCAACCCTCCCAGCACCCTCGTGAACCCCAGCCTGCCGTTCACTTCCTCCCCAGACCCCACGCCCTCCCAGAACCCCCTGTCTCTGATGATGTCCCAGATGTCCAAGTACGCCATGCCCAGCTCCACCCCGCTCTACCACAATGCCATCAAGACCATCGCCACCTCAGACGACGAGCTGCTGCCTGACCGGCCCCTGCTGCCCCCACCGGCACCGCCACAGGGCTCTGGGCCAG GGATCAGCAATAACCAGCCCAACCAGATGCACCTGAACTCAGCTGCTGCCCAGAGCCCCATGGGCATGAACCTGCCAGGCCAGCAGCCCCTGTCCCATGAGCCCCCAGCTGCCAtgctgccctcccccacccctctgggCTCCAACATTCCACTGCACCCCAATGCACAGGGGACAGGAGGGCCCCCTCAGAACTCGATGATGATGGCTCCAGGGGGCCCAGACTCCCTGAGTGCCCCCTGCGGCCCGGTGCCCAGCTCCTCCCAGATGATGCCCTTCCCCCCTCGGCTGCAGCAGCCCCACGGTGCCATGGCCCccagtgggggcgggggcggaggcCCTGGCCTGCAGCAGCACTACCCCTCAGGCATGGCCCTGCCCCCAGAGGACCTGCCCAGCCAGCCGCCAGGCCCCATGCCCCCCCAGCAGCACCTGATGGGCAAAAGCATGGCCGGCCGCATGGGCGACGCGTACCCCCCGGGCGTGCTCCCCGGGGTGGCATCAGTGCTGAATGACCCCGAGCTGAGCGAGGTGATCCGGCCCACCCCAACGGGGATCCCCGAGTTCGACTTGTCCAGGATCATCCCCTCGGAGAAGCCAAGCAGCACCCTCCAGTACTTCCCCAAGAGCGAGAGCCACCCCCCCAAGGCCCAGCCCCCCAATCTGCATCTCATGAACCTGCAGAACATGATGGCGGAGCAGACCCCCTCCCGGCCCCCCAACCTCCCGGGCCAGCAGGGCGTCCAGCGGGGGCTCAACATGTCCATGTGCCACCCCGGACAGATGTCCTTGCTGGGCAGGACAGGCGTGCCCCCGCAGCAGGGCATGGTGCCCCACGGCCTGCACCAGGGGGTCATGTCCCCCCCGCAGGGCCTCATGACCCAGCAGAATTTCATGCTGATGAAGCAGCGGGGCGTTGGGGGTGAGGTCTATAGCCAGCCCCCCCACATGCTCTCCCCGCAGGGCTCCCTCCTGGGCCCCCCGCCCCAGCAGAACCTCATGGTGTCCCACCCCCTGCGGCAGCGAAGTGTGTCTCTGGACAACCAGATGGGCTACCTCCCGGCCCCGGGTGGCATGGCCAACCTGCCCTTCTAG
- the BCL9L gene encoding B-cell CLL/lymphoma 9-like protein isoform X4: MAAPQLGPGQAPQLPLSESSAPGPPHGPPAGLRPDAPGGGGGGVPGKPPSQFVYVFTTHLANTAAEAVLQGRADSILTYHQQNVPRAKLDQAPKVPPTPEPLPLSTPSAGTPQSQPPPLPPPPPPAPGSAPPALPSEGPPEDANQDLTPNSVGAASTGGGTGGTHPNTPTASTANNPLPPGGDPSSAPGPALLGEAPTGNGQRSLVGSEGLSKEQLEHRERSLQTLRDIERLLLRSGETEPFLKGPPGGAGEGGPPAPAPPAPQQPPTAPPSGLKKYEEPLQSMISQTQSLGGPPLEHDVPGHPPGGDVGQVNVMMQRLGQDSLTPEQVAWRKLQEEYYEEKRRKEEQIGLHGGRSLQDMMGMGGMMVRGPPPPYHSKPGDQWPPGMGAQLRGPMDVQDPMQVRAGPPFPGPRFPGNQMQRVPGFGGMQGMPMEVPMNAMQRPVRPGMGWTEDLPPMGGPGNFAQNAVPYPGGQGEAERFMTPRVREELLRHQLLEKRSMGMQRPLGMAGSGMGQGMEVERMMQAHRQMDPAMFPGQMAGGEGLAGTPMGMEFAGGRGLLSPPMGQSGLREVDPPMGPGNLNMNMNVNMNMNMNLNVQMTPQQQMLMSQKMRGPGDMMGPQGLSPEEMARVRAQNSGGMMGGPQKMLMPSQFPSQGQQGFSGGQGPYQAMPQDVGNTQDMFSPDQSSMPMGNVGTTRLSHMPLPPASNPPGSVHSAPNRGLGRRPSDLTISINQMGSPGMGHLKSPTLSQVHSPMVTSPSANLKSPQTPSQMVPLPSANPPGPLKSPQVLSSSLSVRSPTGSPSRLKSPSMAVPSPGWVASPKTAMPSPGGPQNKQPPLNMSSSTTLGNMEQGALPPSGPRSSSSAPPANPPSTLVNPSLPFTSSPDPTPSQNPLSLMMSQMSKYAMPSSTPLYHNAIKTIATSDDELLPDRPLLPPPAPPQGSGPGISNNQPNQMHLNSAAAQSPMGMNLPGQQPLSHEPPAAMLPSPTPLGSNIPLHPNAQGTGGPPQNSMMMAPGGPDSLSAPCGPVPSSSQMMPFPPRLQQPHGAMAPSGGGGGGPGLQQHYPSGMALPPEDLPSQPPGPMPPQQHLMGKSMAGRMGDAYPPGVLPGVASVLNDPELSEVIRPTPTGIPEFDLSRIIPSEKPSSTLQYFPKSESHPPKAQPPNLHLMNLQNMMAEQTPSRPPNLPGQQGVQRGLNMSMCHPGQMSLLGRTGVPPQQGMVPHGLHQGVMSPPQGLMTQQNFMLMKQRGVGGEVYSQPPHMLSPQGSLLGPPPQQNLMVSHPLRQRSVSLDNQMGYLPAPGGMANLPF, translated from the exons ATGGCGGCCCCACAGCTGGGTCCCGGCCAAGCCCCCCAACTGCCCCTCAGTGAAAGCAGCGCACCAGGCCCTCCGCATGGGCCCCCGGCCGGCCTCCGGCCTGACGCCCCCGGGGGCGGAGGCGGGGGTGTCCCGGGAAAGCCACCCTCCCAGTTTGTGTATGTCTTCACCACCCACCTGGCCAACAC GGCTGCGGAGGCTGTGCTACAGGGCCGAGCTGACTCCATCCTCACCTACCACCAGCAGAACGTGCCGCGGGCCAAGCTGGACCAG GCCCCCAAAGTGCCGCCCACCCCGGAACCGCTACCCCTGAGCACGCCGTCAGCAGGCACCCCTCagtcccagcctcctcctctgccGCCACCGCCACCCCCAGCTCCGGGCAGCGCCCCTCCTGCTCTGCCTTCTGAGGGGCCTCCTGAGGACGCCAATCAGGACCTGACGCCCAACTCGGTGGGAGCTGCCAGCACGGGCGGCGGAACTGGGGGGACCCACCCCAATACCCCTACAGCTTCCACCGCCAACAACCCGCTGCCTCCTGGAGGAGACCCCAGcagcgcccccggccccgccctgcTCGGGGAGGCCCCCACCGGAAAtgggcagcggagcctggtgggctcagagGGCCTGTCCAAGGAGCAGCTGGAGCACCGGGAGCGCTCTCTCCAGACGCTTCGAGACATTGAGCGGCTGCTGCTCCGCAGCGGGGAGACTGAGCCCTTCCTCAAGGGGCCCCCCGGAGGAGCGGGCGAGGGGGGACCACCAGCACCAGCCCCTCCCGCTCCCCAGCAGCCGCCCACGGCCCCGCCCAGCGGGCTGAAGAAGTATGAGGAGCCCCTGCAGTCCATGATTTCGCAGACGCAGAGCCTCGGGGGCCCCCCGCTGGAGCATGACGTGCCGGGGCACCCCCCGGGGGGGGACGTAGGGCAGGTGAACGTGATGATGCAGAGGCTGGGCCAGGACAGCCTGACCCCCGAGCAGGTGGCCTGGCGCAAGCTGCAGGAAGAGTACTACGAGGAGAAACGGAGGAAGGAGGAGCAGATTGGGCTGCACGGGGGCCGCTCGCTGCAGGACATGATGGGCATGGGGGGCATGATGGTGAGGGGGCCACCGCCCCCCTACCACAGCAAGCCAGGGGATCAGTGGCCCCCTGGGATGGGCGCCCAGCTGCGGGGGCCCATGGATGTCCAAGATCCCATGCAGGTCCGGGCCGGACCCCCCTTCCCCGGCCCCCGTTTCCCAGGCAACCAGATGCAGCGGGTGCCAGGGTTTGGGGGCATGCAGGGTATGCCCATGGAGGTACCCATGAATGCCATGCAGAGGCCTGTGAGGCCAGGCATGGGCTGGACCGAAGACTTGCCCCCTATGGGGGGGCCTGGCAATTTTGCCCAGAACGCTGTGCCCTACCCAGGTGGGCAGGGTGAAGCGGAGCGATTTATGACCCCTCGGGTTCGTGAGGAGCTGCTGCGGCATCAGCTGCTGGAGAAGCGGTCGATGGGCATGCAGCGTCCCCTGGGCATGGCCGGCAGCGGCATGGGGCAGGGCATGGAGGTGGAGCGGATGATGCAGGCACACCGGCAGATGGATCCAGCCATGTTCCCTGGGCAAATGGCTGGCGGCGAGGGCCTGGCGGGCACTCCCATGGGCATGGAGTTTGCCGGAGGTCGGGGCCTCCTGAGCCCCCCCATGGGGCAGTCTGGGCTAAGGGAGGTGGACCCACCCATGGGGCCCGGCAACCTCAACATGAACATGAACGTGAACATGAACATGAACATGAACCTGAACGTGCAGATGACCCCGCAGCAGCAGATGCTGATGTCGCAGAAGATGCGGGGCCCTGGGGACATGATGGGGCCGCAGGGCCTCAGTCCCGAGGAGATGGCCCGGGTGCGGGCCCAGAACAGTGGTGGAATGATGGGAGGCCCGCAGAAGATGCTTATGCCCTCGCAGTTTCCTAGCCAAGGCCAGCAGGGATTCTCTGGGGGCCAGGGACCCTACCAAGCCATGCCCCAGGACGTGGGCAACACTCAAGACATGTTCAGCCCTGACCAGAGCTCAATGCCCATGGGAAACGTGGGTACCACCCGGCTGAGTCACATGCCCCTGCCTCCTGCATCCAATCCTCCGGGCTCTGTGCATTCAGCCCCGAACCGGGGGCTGGGCAGACGGCCTTCAGACCTCACCATCAGTATTAATCAAATGGGCTCGCCGGGCATGGGGCACCTGAAGTCGCCCACCCTCAGCCAGGTACACTCACCCATGGTCACCTCGCCCTCCGCCAACCTCAAGTCACCCCAGACTCCCTCACAGATGGTGCCCTTGCCTTCAGCCAACCCGCCAGGACCTCTCAAGTCACCCCAGGTCCTCAGCTCTTCCCTCAGCGTCCGTTCGCCCACCGGCTCGCCCAGCAGGCTCAAGTCTCCCTCCATGGCGGTGCCTTCTCCAGGCTGGGTCGCCTCACCCAAGACAGCCATGCCCAGCCCTGGAGGCCCCCAGAACAAGCAGCCGCCTCTGAACATGAGCTCCTCCACCACCCTGGGCAACATGGAACAGG GTGCCCTCCCGCCCAGTGGCCCCCGGAGCAGCTCCTCAGCGCCTCCTGCCAACCCTCCCAGCACCCTCGTGAACCCCAGCCTGCCGTTCACTTCCTCCCCAGACCCCACGCCCTCCCAGAACCCCCTGTCTCTGATGATGTCCCAGATGTCCAAGTACGCCATGCCCAGCTCCACCCCGCTCTACCACAATGCCATCAAGACCATCGCCACCTCAGACGACGAGCTGCTGCCTGACCGGCCCCTGCTGCCCCCACCGGCACCGCCACAGGGCTCTGGGCCAG GGATCAGCAATAACCAGCCCAACCAGATGCACCTGAACTCAGCTGCTGCCCAGAGCCCCATGGGCATGAACCTGCCAGGCCAGCAGCCCCTGTCCCATGAGCCCCCAGCTGCCAtgctgccctcccccacccctctgggCTCCAACATTCCACTGCACCCCAATGCACAGGGGACAGGAGGGCCCCCTCAGAACTCGATGATGATGGCTCCAGGGGGCCCAGACTCCCTGAGTGCCCCCTGCGGCCCGGTGCCCAGCTCCTCCCAGATGATGCCCTTCCCCCCTCGGCTGCAGCAGCCCCACGGTGCCATGGCCCccagtgggggcgggggcggaggcCCTGGCCTGCAGCAGCACTACCCCTCAGGCATGGCCCTGCCCCCAGAGGACCTGCCCAGCCAGCCGCCAGGCCCCATGCCCCCCCAGCAGCACCTGATGGGCAAAAGCATGGCCGGCCGCATGGGCGACGCGTACCCCCCGGGCGTGCTCCCCGGGGTGGCATCAGTGCTGAATGACCCCGAGCTGAGCGAGGTGATCCGGCCCACCCCAACGGGGATCCCCGAGTTCGACTTGTCCAGGATCATCCCCTCGGAGAAGCCAAGCAGCACCCTCCAGTACTTCCCCAAGAGCGAGAGCCACCCCCCCAAGGCCCAGCCCCCCAATCTGCATCTCATGAACCTGCAGAACATGATGGCGGAGCAGACCCCCTCCCGGCCCCCCAACCTCCCGGGCCAGCAGGGCGTCCAGCGGGGGCTCAACATGTCCATGTGCCACCCCGGACAGATGTCCTTGCTGGGCAGGACAGGCGTGCCCCCGCAGCAGGGCATGGTGCCCCACGGCCTGCACCAGGGGGTCATGTCCCCCCCGCAGGGCCTCATGACCCAGCAGAATTTCATGCTGATGAAGCAGCGGGGCGTTGGGGGTGAGGTCTATAGCCAGCCCCCCCACATGCTCTCCCCGCAGGGCTCCCTCCTGGGCCCCCCGCCCCAGCAGAACCTCATGGTGTCCCACCCCCTGCGGCAGCGAAGTGTGTCTCTGGACAACCAGATGGGCTACCTCCCGGCCCCGGGTGGCATGGCCAACCTGCCCTTCTAG